CCCGCCTCATCGCCCAACGGGGCTTCGGCGCCATCTCCGTCAATGACGTGGCGCAGGCGGTGGGCATCAGCAAGCAGGCGCTCCTCTACCATTACCCCTCGCGCGAGGCCCTGCACGAGGCCATCGTCTCCTCCATCGTCGAGCGCTCCAACCAGCACCTGTTGCTGCTGCTCGGCGCCTTCTCCGGCCACGGGGAGGAGCGGCTGACGCTGGCCATGGGGCAGCTGCGCGAGTTCTTCGACGCCGAGCCGGACGCCGCGCGCGTCATCCTGCGCGAGGTCCTCGACGGAGACCCCACGCAGGTGTCACGCCTGCATCGGAGCATGGAGCCGTGGCTGCGCCTCGTGGTGGACGCGCTGCGCCAGGGGCAGCGGGAGGGGCGCGTCCGCCCGGAGTTGGACCCCGAGGCCGCGGTGGCGCACGTGGGCACGCTGTTGCTCACCTCGTTCGCGCTGCGCAAGGTGGGCTCCTGGCCCGAGGCGGACGACGCGGAGTGGAGAGACCGGTGGCTGAGCGAGGTCGTGCTCATCATCCAGCGCTACCTCTTCACCGAGCCGGGTCCCGAGCGTCCCAAAGCGGGGCGTCCGGCCTCGCGCCGTCAGACGAAGTAGGCGCGGCGCAGCACCTC
This is a stretch of genomic DNA from Archangium violaceum. It encodes these proteins:
- a CDS encoding TetR/AcrR family transcriptional regulator encodes the protein MKASKPRAGGAPTTELRERIRREATRLIAQRGFGAISVNDVAQAVGISKQALLYHYPSREALHEAIVSSIVERSNQHLLLLLGAFSGHGEERLTLAMGQLREFFDAEPDAARVILREVLDGDPTQVSRLHRSMEPWLRLVVDALRQGQREGRVRPELDPEAAVAHVGTLLLTSFALRKVGSWPEADDAEWRDRWLSEVVLIIQRYLFTEPGPERPKAGRPASRRQTK